Proteins from a genomic interval of Pseudodesulfovibrio nedwellii:
- a CDS encoding nitroreductase family protein, whose protein sequence is MDFNDIIIKRRAINFFDPTRDVSEDLIKTLLDEAAKAPSSFNLQPWKIKMVRDPERKATLRALAFDQPKVTEAPVILLVLADRDGWKEGCDTLEKHFTNNLQPQQREWFINTTSALYGNSEAASQAFANKNAGLFAMSFMFTATNHGLHTHPMDGFDHEAVKKEFAIPDNYWIPMLIAVGHLNPGTEIHPKAWRQSANEMILE, encoded by the coding sequence ATGGATTTCAACGATATCATTATCAAAAGACGGGCCATCAACTTCTTTGACCCCACACGCGATGTATCCGAAGACCTGATCAAAACCTTGCTCGATGAGGCCGCCAAGGCTCCATCAAGCTTTAATTTGCAGCCATGGAAAATTAAAATGGTCCGTGACCCCGAACGGAAAGCCACCCTGCGAGCACTGGCCTTCGATCAGCCCAAGGTAACCGAGGCACCCGTCATACTGTTGGTGCTCGCTGACCGAGACGGCTGGAAAGAGGGTTGCGACACACTGGAAAAGCACTTCACCAACAATCTCCAACCCCAACAACGCGAGTGGTTTATCAACACCACAAGCGCGCTCTATGGCAACAGCGAAGCGGCCAGTCAGGCTTTCGCCAACAAAAACGCTGGACTATTTGCCATGTCATTCATGTTTACAGCGACCAACCACGGCCTACACACGCATCCCATGGATGGATTCGACCACGAAGCCGTCAAAAAGGAATTTGCCATCCCGGACAACTACTGGATTCCCATGCTCATCGCGGTCGGACATCTCAATCCCGGTACAGAAATCCATCCCAAGGCATGGCGACAATCTGCGAATGAAATGATTCTGGAATAG
- the argC gene encoding N-acetyl-gamma-glutamyl-phosphate reductase, with protein sequence MSQTIKAGLVGVTGYTGMELARLMIHHSSMELVRVTSRSEAGKTLADIYPFLNRLPLGNLVITQPDPKDLAEECDVVFLAVPHKTAMEIAATLLEEGVKVVDLSADFRINDKATYEQWYDVEHTRSELLTEAVYGLPELYLDQIMGARLIANPGCYPTSSILGLAPALTNKFIETDDIVIDAKSGASGAGRGAKVGSLFCEVADSFKAYGLPSHRHTPEIEQEISKLGKTDITVSFNTHLLPIDRGILSTIYTKLTADTSLDDIHTAYTEFYAGKPMVRVLPKGQLPETRFVRGTVFCDIGLVVDPRTNRLIILSAIDNLCRGASGQALMNANLICGLDIDEGLPMAPMMP encoded by the coding sequence ATGTCTCAGACAATCAAGGCGGGATTGGTCGGCGTAACCGGCTATACCGGCATGGAACTGGCGCGTCTTATGATCCATCACTCCTCCATGGAACTGGTTCGGGTCACTTCACGCTCGGAAGCGGGTAAAACCCTCGCCGACATATACCCTTTCCTAAACCGGTTACCGCTGGGCAATTTGGTCATCACTCAGCCTGATCCCAAGGATTTGGCCGAAGAATGTGACGTAGTATTTCTGGCTGTGCCGCATAAAACCGCCATGGAAATCGCAGCCACCCTGCTGGAAGAAGGCGTTAAAGTTGTGGATCTGTCCGCAGATTTCCGCATCAATGACAAGGCGACCTATGAGCAATGGTATGACGTAGAACACACGCGTTCGGAGTTGCTTACTGAAGCCGTTTACGGACTGCCCGAACTCTACCTCGATCAAATCATGGGCGCACGGCTCATTGCCAACCCCGGGTGTTATCCAACTTCAAGCATTCTGGGTCTTGCCCCGGCACTAACAAATAAATTCATCGAAACCGACGACATCGTTATTGATGCCAAATCCGGTGCCTCTGGTGCAGGCCGAGGAGCCAAAGTTGGCTCTCTGTTCTGTGAGGTGGCAGACTCCTTCAAGGCATACGGTCTCCCCTCGCACCGGCATACTCCTGAAATAGAACAGGAAATTTCCAAATTGGGCAAGACCGACATCACGGTCTCCTTCAACACCCACCTGCTGCCCATTGATCGTGGTATCCTGTCCACAATCTACACTAAACTGACCGCTGACACTTCACTGGATGATATCCACACGGCATACACCGAATTCTATGCGGGTAAGCCCATGGTCCGTGTATTGCCCAAGGGGCAGCTCCCGGAAACCCGTTTCGTACGTGGCACAGTATTCTGTGACATCGGACTAGTGGTCGATCCCCGCACCAACCGACTGATTATCCTGTCCGCCATCGACAACCTGTGTCGCGGAGCATCCGGTCAGGCACTCATGAACGCCAACCTGATCTGTGGGCTCGATATTGACGAAGGGCTACCCATGGCCCCTATGATGCCGTAA
- a CDS encoding 4Fe-4S ferredoxin produces MKVRPYSTWISRLFLFAMTGLGVTGMLQMPLAKRYYLTEVPGMAWTGDFFFVHKLHYVLAALLLFVVALAVMNWLLEWKDRLVLTRFGVVRPVILGGLLVSGLLRVYRNMPSVTLDPTVIVAIEWVHLGLAAVMGMVALAALFKKASAYAVWR; encoded by the coding sequence ATGAAAGTTAGACCGTATTCCACATGGATATCCCGATTGTTTCTTTTTGCCATGACTGGTCTTGGTGTTACCGGTATGCTTCAAATGCCGTTGGCAAAACGGTATTATCTGACTGAGGTTCCGGGCATGGCCTGGACCGGTGATTTTTTCTTTGTGCATAAGTTGCATTATGTGCTGGCAGCCCTACTGTTGTTTGTGGTCGCATTGGCGGTTATGAATTGGCTGCTGGAATGGAAGGACCGGCTGGTCCTCACTCGATTCGGTGTGGTCCGGCCCGTTATTCTGGGTGGGCTTTTGGTGAGCGGGTTGTTGCGGGTCTATCGTAATATGCCGAGCGTGACACTTGATCCGACAGTCATTGTTGCCATTGAATGGGTGCACCTCGGGCTGGCTGCCGTGATGGGGATGGTTGCTTTGGCCGCACTCTTTAAGAAAGCTTCGGCGTATGCCGTATGGCGATGA
- a CDS encoding DUF1844 domain-containing protein, whose translation MADDKTCKDNPMKGVPIDITFTTFIYSLSSSAMVALGEAPEPGTGKVEFQPQLAKHTIDMLGMLKEKFDKGLDAEEQKLLCDIVYNLRMSYVNKTK comes from the coding sequence ATGGCTGACGACAAAACATGCAAAGACAACCCCATGAAGGGTGTCCCCATCGACATCACTTTTACCACTTTTATTTATTCCCTGTCCTCATCGGCCATGGTCGCCTTGGGCGAGGCCCCGGAGCCGGGTACTGGCAAAGTGGAATTCCAACCGCAACTCGCCAAGCACACCATCGACATGCTCGGTATGCTCAAGGAAAAATTTGATAAAGGTCTGGACGCTGAAGAACAAAAATTGCTCTGTGACATCGTATATAATCTGCGCATGTCCTATGTAAACAAGACAAAATAA
- a CDS encoding efflux RND transporter permease subunit — MFVRFFIDRPIFSSVLAIIILLVGGLSIFALPIAQYPEIAPPSVQVSASYTGADAQTVMESVATPIEEQVNGAQDMLYMSSISANDGSMSLTVTFELGRDLELATVDVQNRVNLATAQLPQEVRNSGISVDKRSPDIVLIINLTSDNPAYDTLFLNNYAKINLYDALKRIPGVGDVMLFGDQDYGMRLWLDPDKLTTYGLTVSDVINAVKEQNVQAPAGQIGMPPAPQGQQFQMALRVKGRLVEPSEFGNIILKANEDGSSVKIQDVARVELGAKNYFTFARLNGGPTASMLIYQLPGANALDVAAQIRSTMDELSVAFPHGIKYQIPYDTTLFVSSSIDEVLVTLYEALILVFLVVFIFLQNWRTTIIPMVCVPVSLIGTFALFPVLGFSINTLTLFGLVLAIGIVVDDAIVVVEATQRFIDDDGMSPKEATKKAMTMVTGPVIASTLVLIAVFIPVAFMGGITGQLYKQFALTLSVSVFISSINALTLSPALSALLLRPYKPIRGPLGWFFDKFNVIFEAVSKRYNNGVGMLVRRSVMGLLIVGIVVVACGGLFKILPSGFVPDEDQGYFIVNSMLPEGASLERSDAVARKVEAYLKDAEGVRSVVSLGGFSLLTGAYSSYNSAFFVVLDDWSERTTPELTADAIMAKAQKAFFGIQEAIVVGFGPPPIRGLSSTGGLQFELQDKTGGSIEELSSVATSFMAEAGKLPEVSNVFTTFSAHVPQFNVEIDRDKVKKLGVPISDVFQTLQTYLGGYYINDFNQYGRTYRVMAQAESKYRTKIDDLDQFYMRSAKGDMVPLSTLSTSTRMVGPEYVQRYNIYRTVELTISPAAGYSSGQAMAALERTALANLPQGYGYDWSGIAYQEKAAGGDTALVFVLAIIMVFLVLAAQYESWATPFAVILCVPLGICGAMASQWIRGLDNNVYAQIGLIMLIGLAAKNAIMIVEYAKEKHEEGMSVKDAALAAAALRFRPILMTSFAFILGVIPLVWAEGAGSSSRHALGTSVFGGMLAATILGVLVVPALYTAIQGAGGKLSGKIRKTRPPEKSASDE, encoded by the coding sequence ATGTTCGTCAGATTCTTTATTGATCGGCCAATCTTCTCGTCGGTCTTGGCTATTATCATTCTGTTGGTGGGTGGGTTGTCCATTTTTGCCCTGCCTATCGCCCAGTACCCGGAAATCGCGCCACCATCGGTGCAGGTGAGTGCTTCGTATACCGGTGCTGACGCGCAGACCGTTATGGAATCCGTTGCCACTCCCATCGAGGAGCAGGTCAACGGGGCGCAGGACATGTTGTATATGTCTTCCATCTCGGCCAACGATGGTTCCATGTCCCTGACTGTTACCTTTGAGTTGGGGCGTGATCTCGAACTCGCAACCGTTGACGTGCAGAACCGTGTGAACCTTGCTACGGCCCAGTTGCCGCAGGAGGTTCGCAATTCGGGTATCAGCGTTGATAAGCGGTCGCCGGATATCGTCCTGATCATTAACCTGACCTCGGACAATCCTGCTTATGATACGCTTTTTCTCAACAACTACGCTAAGATTAACCTGTATGATGCGCTCAAACGTATTCCCGGTGTCGGCGATGTCATGTTGTTTGGCGACCAGGATTACGGCATGCGCCTTTGGCTCGATCCTGATAAGTTGACGACCTATGGTTTGACGGTTTCGGATGTCATCAACGCGGTCAAGGAGCAGAATGTTCAGGCCCCTGCCGGACAGATCGGTATGCCCCCCGCACCTCAAGGACAGCAGTTTCAGATGGCATTGCGCGTCAAAGGGCGTCTGGTTGAGCCGAGTGAATTTGGCAACATCATCCTCAAGGCAAACGAGGATGGTAGTTCTGTCAAGATTCAGGATGTCGCACGGGTAGAACTTGGTGCCAAGAACTACTTCACCTTTGCCCGTCTGAACGGTGGCCCCACCGCATCCATGCTTATTTATCAGCTTCCCGGTGCCAACGCTCTGGATGTAGCGGCTCAGATTCGTTCGACCATGGATGAATTATCCGTCGCTTTCCCGCATGGCATCAAGTACCAGATCCCTTACGACACGACCCTGTTCGTTTCGTCCTCCATCGACGAGGTTCTGGTGACCTTGTACGAGGCGTTGATCCTTGTTTTTCTGGTGGTCTTTATCTTTCTGCAAAACTGGCGAACTACTATTATTCCAATGGTTTGTGTGCCGGTATCACTTATCGGTACCTTTGCGCTTTTCCCGGTGCTTGGTTTTTCCATCAACACATTGACGCTGTTCGGCCTTGTGTTGGCCATCGGTATTGTTGTTGATGACGCCATTGTTGTGGTTGAGGCCACGCAGCGATTTATTGATGATGACGGGATGTCACCCAAGGAAGCGACCAAAAAGGCCATGACTATGGTTACCGGCCCGGTCATCGCGAGTACATTGGTGCTTATCGCGGTGTTTATCCCGGTCGCCTTCATGGGCGGTATCACAGGCCAGCTCTACAAGCAGTTTGCGCTGACCCTGTCCGTGTCCGTGTTTATTTCGTCTATCAACGCGTTGACCCTGTCTCCGGCTCTGTCAGCCTTGTTGCTCAGGCCGTATAAGCCCATTCGCGGGCCGTTGGGATGGTTCTTCGATAAATTCAACGTCATATTCGAGGCCGTGAGCAAACGGTACAATAATGGGGTTGGCATGTTGGTTCGCCGCTCGGTTATGGGCCTGCTCATTGTGGGTATTGTCGTTGTCGCGTGTGGCGGGTTGTTTAAAATTCTGCCGTCTGGTTTTGTGCCGGATGAGGATCAGGGTTACTTCATCGTCAACTCAATGTTGCCCGAGGGCGCGTCTCTTGAGCGTTCCGATGCAGTTGCTCGAAAAGTTGAAGCCTATCTCAAGGATGCAGAAGGCGTTCGGAGTGTGGTTTCACTTGGTGGATTCAGCCTGTTGACCGGTGCATATTCTTCATACAACTCAGCATTCTTCGTGGTTTTGGATGATTGGTCCGAGCGGACCACGCCTGAATTGACGGCTGATGCCATCATGGCCAAGGCGCAAAAAGCGTTCTTTGGCATTCAGGAAGCCATTGTCGTGGGATTCGGCCCGCCGCCTATTCGTGGATTGAGTTCCACTGGTGGTTTGCAGTTCGAGTTGCAGGATAAGACCGGTGGCTCCATCGAAGAGCTGTCCTCCGTGGCGACTTCGTTTATGGCCGAGGCAGGCAAATTGCCTGAGGTCAGCAACGTGTTCACCACGTTCTCGGCGCATGTTCCGCAGTTCAATGTGGAAATCGATCGTGACAAGGTCAAGAAGCTCGGCGTGCCGATCAGTGACGTTTTCCAGACGCTTCAGACCTATCTCGGCGGCTATTATATCAACGATTTCAACCAATATGGTCGTACATACCGTGTTATGGCTCAGGCTGAATCCAAGTACCGGACCAAGATCGATGATCTGGACCAGTTCTATATGCGTTCGGCCAAGGGTGACATGGTTCCTTTGTCCACTTTGAGTACATCCACTCGCATGGTCGGGCCGGAATATGTCCAGCGGTACAACATCTATCGGACGGTTGAACTGACTATATCTCCGGCCGCCGGTTACAGTTCGGGGCAGGCTATGGCCGCACTTGAGCGGACAGCCCTTGCCAATTTGCCGCAGGGTTACGGTTACGACTGGTCAGGCATCGCCTATCAGGAAAAAGCCGCCGGTGGTGACACTGCGTTAGTTTTTGTTTTGGCTATCATCATGGTCTTCCTTGTGCTGGCCGCTCAGTATGAAAGCTGGGCCACTCCGTTTGCGGTCATTCTCTGCGTTCCGCTTGGTATTTGTGGTGCCATGGCATCCCAGTGGATTCGCGGGTTGGACAACAACGTTTATGCCCAGATCGGTCTGATTATGCTCATTGGCTTGGCGGCGAAAAACGCTATTATGATTGTTGAATATGCCAAGGAAAAACATGAAGAAGGCATGTCGGTCAAAGACGCTGCATTGGCGGCCGCTGCCTTGCGTTTCCGGCCCATTCTGATGACATCCTTCGCCTTTATTCTCGGTGTTATTCCGCTTGTATGGGCAGAAGGTGCTGGTTCTTCCAGCCGTCACGCGCTTGGAACATCCGTTTTCGGCGGTATGCTCGCGGCGACTATTCTGGGTGTGCTCGTGGTACCTGCCTTGTACACGGCCATTCAGGGTGCCGGCGGCAAGCTCAGCGGAAAGATTCGTAAAACTCGACCGCCGGAAAAGTCCGCGTCGGATGAATAA
- a CDS encoding efflux RND transporter periplasmic adaptor subunit, translated as MAKKGLRGALLLSLVVLVLMAAGCGGEDKAAQAPQGPVPMKVVKAETRTMPQWGEFVGQISAVETVEVRARVAGFLIKRNFEEGGSVKKGDLLFVIDPKPFEEDLKQAQSGLQYNQALYKKAKKDFERFKKLYDEGVVSRDEYESYQTQVATYQAQIGDNQAKVENAKIQLGYTKIYASTDGLIGRVKVDVGNLVGQGENTLLATISTQDPVYVSFSISENDYVRATRSRMEKDTDRQIRLLLSDGNEYGHDGQVSMVDPTIDPQTGTLGIRVVFPNPENMLRPGQYAKVRVLITNIDDAVVVPARAVMDVQGMKSLYVVGADGKVKSQPVKIGFEVDNLTVVKEGLKVDDMVIVDGIRRVRPGMDIKPIVVPMTDDGSQPAPAATPAAEAQDTEKKDS; from the coding sequence ATGGCGAAGAAAGGTCTGCGTGGAGCTCTCCTCCTGTCTTTGGTTGTACTTGTTTTGATGGCTGCCGGTTGTGGCGGTGAAGATAAAGCGGCTCAGGCTCCTCAGGGTCCCGTACCTATGAAGGTCGTCAAGGCCGAAACTCGAACGATGCCGCAATGGGGTGAGTTCGTAGGGCAGATCAGTGCTGTCGAAACCGTTGAGGTTCGGGCACGCGTGGCCGGATTTTTGATCAAGCGGAATTTCGAGGAAGGTGGGAGTGTCAAGAAGGGCGACCTGTTGTTCGTCATCGATCCCAAGCCTTTTGAAGAGGATTTGAAGCAGGCCCAGTCAGGTCTGCAATACAATCAGGCTTTGTATAAAAAAGCGAAGAAAGACTTTGAGCGATTCAAGAAGCTCTATGATGAGGGCGTGGTCAGCCGCGATGAGTATGAAAGCTATCAGACGCAGGTTGCGACCTATCAGGCGCAGATTGGCGACAATCAGGCCAAGGTTGAAAATGCGAAGATTCAGCTTGGATATACCAAAATTTATGCTTCCACTGACGGCCTTATCGGTCGTGTGAAAGTGGACGTTGGTAACCTTGTTGGTCAGGGTGAAAATACGTTGCTCGCCACTATTTCTACGCAGGACCCGGTCTATGTCAGTTTTAGCATTAGTGAAAATGACTATGTGCGGGCTACCCGTAGTCGTATGGAAAAGGATACAGACCGTCAGATTCGGTTACTCCTTTCCGATGGCAACGAATATGGCCACGACGGCCAGGTCAGCATGGTTGATCCGACGATTGACCCTCAGACCGGTACGCTGGGGATTCGTGTCGTTTTCCCCAATCCAGAGAATATGCTCAGGCCTGGTCAGTACGCTAAGGTTAGAGTGCTTATTACGAATATTGATGATGCCGTGGTCGTCCCGGCCCGCGCGGTCATGGATGTGCAAGGAATGAAGTCCCTCTACGTGGTTGGTGCAGACGGCAAGGTCAAGAGCCAGCCTGTTAAGATCGGTTTTGAAGTAGACAATCTGACCGTTGTTAAAGAAGGATTAAAAGTCGACGACATGGTTATTGTTGACGGTATTCGCAGAGTGCGTCCGGGTATGGACATCAAGCCAATCGTCGTTCCCATGACTGATGACGGCTCCCAGCCTGCACCCGCTGCTACACCCGCTGCCGAAGCTCAGGATACTGAAAAGAAGGACAGCTAG